From Pseudomonas arsenicoxydans:
CAACGACACCCACGGTCACGACGTCGGCGACCAGGTATTGCGACTTGTCGCCAGCAAGCTGTCGAAAATCGGCGGGGGCGGTAGGGCGTATCGCTACGGCGGTGAGGAATTTGCGCTGGTGTTCGCGGGCAAGACGCTTGAAGAGTGCATGCCGCACCTGGAAGTCATTCGCGAATCCATCGCCACCTACAACATTCAGCTGCGCAACCAGGACAGTCGTCCTCAGGACGATCAGCAAGGTCGTCAGCGGCGCGCGGGGCCGGGTGCTGCCAGTGTTTCGGTCACCGTCAGCATTGGCGTCGCCGAACGAGTGGATCAGCGCACCCCTGAAAAAGTGCTCAAGTCCGCGGATGAGGCGCTCTACAGCGCCAAGGGCGCCGGGCGAAATTGTGTGGTGGCGTTCGGTCAGAGCCGCCGTGGCGCGGTACGCATGGACACCGCTGCGGGTTGAGTGATGATGGCGCATTCAGCGTCTGGACTGTGATTGTGAGGCGTGGTGGGCGGCAGTAGGTTTGAACGATCTGCTGACGGAGAACGACCATGCCCGAGTACAAAGCCCCCTTGCGCGACATGCGCTTTCTGATCGACCACGTCTTCGACTTTCACGCCAACTACGCAGCGCTGGGCGCGACCGACGCCAGCCCGGACATGGTCAATGCGATCCTTGAAGAAGGCGCGAAGTTTTGCGAGAACGTTCTTGCGCCGCTCAATCGCAGCGGCGACGAAGAAGGCTGCCATTTCGACAATGGCGTGGTGACGACGCCTACAGGCTTCAAGCAGGCATTCGCACAGTACGTTGAAGGCGGCTGGCATGGTCTGGCGGCAGATCCTGCGTATGGCGGCCAGGGGCTGCCGAGTTCGCTGGGGCTGGTTATCAGCGAGATGGTCGGCTCCAGCAACACCTCCTGGGGCATGTACCCCGGCCTGACCCACGGCGCGATGTCAGCCATCCACGCCCACGGCACCGAAGAACAGAAAAGCACCTATCTGAGCAAACTCACCGCAGGCCAATGGACCGGCACCATGTGCCTGACCGAAGCCCACTGCGGCACCGACCTGGGCATCATCAAGACCCGGGCGGTGCCCGCGGCCGACGGCAGCTATGCGATCTCGGGCAGCAAGATTTTCATCTCTGCCGGCGAACACGATATGAGCGACAACATCATTCACCTGGTGTTGGCGAAACTGCCGGACGCTCCGGCGGGTACCAAGGGTATTTCGTTGTTTATCGTTCCCAAATTCCTGCCCGATGCCGAGGGTGAAGCGGGCGAGCGCAATGGTGTTTCCTGCGGGTCCATCGAGCACAAAATGGGCATCAAGGCGTCGGCCACGTGCGTGCTGAACTTCGATGAGGCCAAGGGCTTCCTGATCGGTGAGCCGAACAAAGGCCTGAATTGCATGTTCACTATGATGAACCATGCGCGTCTTGGCACCGGGATGCAGGGCTTGTGTCTGGGCGAGGCTAGCTTCCAGGGGGCGATCAAGTACGCCAATGATCGCCTGCAAATGCGTTCGCTCACCGGCCCGAAAGCACCCGAAAAAGCCGCCGACCCGATCATCGTTCATCCCGATGTGCGGCGGATGTTGCTGACCATGAAAGCCTTCAACGAAGGCAACCGCGCACTGACGTACTTCACCGCGCAACTGCTGGACGCGGCGCATCTGAGCCCGGACGAATCCGCACGCCAGGATGCCGAAGACCTGCTGGCGTTCCTCACGCCCATCTGCAAAGCGTTCATGACCGACACGGGGCTGGAGGTGACCAACCACGGCATGCAAGTGTTCGGCGGTCACGGCTTCATTCGCGAATGGGGCATGGAGCAATTGGTTCGCGACTGCCGGATTGCGCCGATCTATGAAGGCACCAACGGCATTCAGGCGCTGGATTTGCTCGGGCGCAAAGTGCTTGGCAGCCAGGGCAAACTGCTGCGCGGCTTCACCAAAATCGTCCACAAGTTCTGCGCAGCGAACGCTGAGCATCCGCAACTGGCCCGCTATGTGGCACAGCTCAACGAGCTGAACCAGCAGTGGGGCGAGTTGACCACCAAGGTCGGCATGGCCGCGATGAAAAACCCGGACGAAGTCGGTGCTGCATCGGTGGATTACCTGATGTACAGCGGTTACATCATCCTCGGCTATCTGTGGCTGCGCATGGCGCTGGTGGCCCAGGCCCAACTCAATGCTGGCAGCGGCGATGCCGATTACTGCAAGGGCAAACTGGCGACCAGCGAGTTTTACTTCAAGCGATTGCTGCCGCGCACCGCCGCTCATCGCGCAGCCATTGAGGCGGGCAGTGATTGCCTGATGAAGCTGCCGGCGGAGTTGTTTGCGCTTTAATCTTTAAAACCAGTGACAAAGGAGCCCGCGCTATTGCGGGCTTTTTTATGACTGTTTAGTCAGTGACTAAACATTACAAAATGGTCACTGCCTGACCCTATGTGTCGCAAAAGTTGTTGGGGTACACTCGGACCCAACGAAAGCACTATTCCTACGAATCACCTGTAAAGATCTTGCGAGGTTTGCCATGGCTGACTACAAAGCGCCCCTGCGCGATATGCGCTTCGTCCTCAATGAAGTATTCGAGGTCGCCAAACTCTGGGCCGAACTGCCTGCGCTGGCCGATACCGTCGATGCGGAAACCGTCGAGGCCATTCTCGAAGAAGCCGGCAAAGTCACCAGCAAAAGCATCGCGCCGCTGAGCCGTGCGGCTGACGAAGAAGGTTGCCATTGGGCGGATGGTGCCGTCACCACGCCGGCAGGTTTCCCACAGGCTTATCAGACTTACGCTGAAGGCGGCTGGGTCG
This genomic window contains:
- a CDS encoding acyl-CoA dehydrogenase C-terminal domain-containing protein, with amino-acid sequence MPEYKAPLRDMRFLIDHVFDFHANYAALGATDASPDMVNAILEEGAKFCENVLAPLNRSGDEEGCHFDNGVVTTPTGFKQAFAQYVEGGWHGLAADPAYGGQGLPSSLGLVISEMVGSSNTSWGMYPGLTHGAMSAIHAHGTEEQKSTYLSKLTAGQWTGTMCLTEAHCGTDLGIIKTRAVPAADGSYAISGSKIFISAGEHDMSDNIIHLVLAKLPDAPAGTKGISLFIVPKFLPDAEGEAGERNGVSCGSIEHKMGIKASATCVLNFDEAKGFLIGEPNKGLNCMFTMMNHARLGTGMQGLCLGEASFQGAIKYANDRLQMRSLTGPKAPEKAADPIIVHPDVRRMLLTMKAFNEGNRALTYFTAQLLDAAHLSPDESARQDAEDLLAFLTPICKAFMTDTGLEVTNHGMQVFGGHGFIREWGMEQLVRDCRIAPIYEGTNGIQALDLLGRKVLGSQGKLLRGFTKIVHKFCAANAEHPQLARYVAQLNELNQQWGELTTKVGMAAMKNPDEVGAASVDYLMYSGYIILGYLWLRMALVAQAQLNAGSGDADYCKGKLATSEFYFKRLLPRTAAHRAAIEAGSDCLMKLPAELFAL